In Actinomadura citrea, a single window of DNA contains:
- a CDS encoding lamin tail domain-containing protein: protein MRKLLVTGAAAVAVAGGVLVATPAEAASAVQIYRVYYDSPGSDKGSNASLNGEWVQLFNTSKSSRSLKGVKVRDKTGYTYTFGSFTLKGRKSVYLHTGRGSNSAAHRYWGRKWYVWNNTGDTAYLLYADGRVADKCSWGRTGSSKYC, encoded by the coding sequence GTGAGGAAGCTTCTCGTTACGGGGGCCGCCGCCGTCGCGGTGGCGGGCGGGGTGCTGGTGGCGACGCCGGCGGAGGCCGCGAGCGCCGTTCAGATCTACCGGGTGTACTACGACTCGCCCGGGAGCGACAAGGGGTCGAACGCGTCGCTGAACGGCGAATGGGTGCAGCTGTTCAACACGTCGAAGTCGTCCAGGAGCTTGAAGGGGGTCAAGGTCCGCGACAAGACCGGGTACACGTACACCTTCGGTTCCTTCACCTTGAAGGGCCGCAAGTCGGTTTACCTTCACACCGGCAGGGGCTCCAACAGCGCGGCGCACCGCTACTGGGGCCGGAAGTGGTACGTGTGGAACAACACCGGTGACACCGCGTACCTCCTGTACGCCGATGGCCGGGTGGCGGACAAGTGCTCGTGGGGTCGGACGGGTTCCTCGAAGTACTGCTGA
- a CDS encoding putative quinol monooxygenase, which yields MIIIAGRLYVDAEARDAYLAGCRKVVETARSAPGCLDFALSADMLEPDRINVYERWESGEDVERFRGDGPGPEQAARIRDAEVLRYVISAVEAP from the coding sequence ATGATCATCATTGCGGGAAGGCTGTACGTGGACGCCGAGGCCCGGGACGCCTATCTGGCCGGCTGCCGGAAGGTCGTCGAAACGGCGCGGTCCGCGCCGGGCTGCCTCGATTTCGCGCTGTCCGCCGACATGCTGGAACCGGACCGGATCAACGTGTACGAGCGCTGGGAGTCCGGCGAGGACGTCGAACGCTTCCGCGGCGACGGCCCCGGGCCCGAGCAGGCGGCGCGCATCCGCGACGCCGAGGTGCTGAGGTACGTGATCTCTGCCGTCGAGGCCCCGTGA
- a CDS encoding VOC family protein — translation MNTEFELGGINHLALVSSDMRRTVDFYSGVLGMPLIKTIDLPGGMGQHFFFDCGGGDCVAFFWFPDAPDGVPGVSAPKGRPEQGELLSAVGSMNHVAFHVPTDKFDEYRRRLKDKGVTVSPVLNHDDSPLGVSGEVHDGVFVRSFYFQDPDGILLEFACWTRTFEASDVSHEPKTAADRTAGKDRHAATA, via the coding sequence ATGAACACCGAGTTCGAACTCGGCGGCATCAACCATCTGGCGCTGGTGTCGTCGGACATGAGACGCACGGTCGACTTCTACTCCGGCGTCCTCGGCATGCCCCTGATCAAGACCATCGACCTGCCGGGCGGCATGGGGCAGCACTTCTTCTTCGACTGCGGCGGCGGCGACTGCGTGGCGTTCTTCTGGTTCCCGGACGCGCCGGACGGCGTCCCCGGGGTCTCCGCTCCCAAGGGGCGGCCCGAGCAGGGCGAACTGCTCAGCGCCGTCGGATCGATGAACCACGTCGCGTTCCACGTCCCGACCGACAAGTTCGACGAGTACCGGCGGCGGCTCAAGGACAAGGGCGTCACCGTAAGCCCCGTCCTCAACCACGACGACAGCCCGCTGGGCGTCTCCGGCGAGGTGCACGACGGCGTCTTCGTCCGGTCGTTCTACTTCCAGGACCCGGACGGGATCCTCCTCGAATTCGCCTGCTGGACGCGCACGTTCGAGGCGTCCGACGTCTCCCACGAACCGAAGACCGCCGCCGACCGGACCGCCGGGAAGGACAGGCATGCCGCGACTGCGTGA
- a CDS encoding TetR/AcrR family transcriptional regulator, with protein sequence MRSGDDPGGRPLTERGARTRERLLAAAREVFEERGFLETRVAHITRHAGVAYGSFYTYFPTKEAVFLEVADRLFEEMTDHALVPSAGPGPADRVRRANRAYYEAYLRNARMMAIIEQVATFNEEFQELRRKHRASSVGRSARVIARWQREGLVPSDLDAETAAGALATMVDHSLYLWIVQGSDPQGAERLLETLDTLSVRALGLPD encoded by the coding sequence ATGCGCAGCGGCGACGATCCCGGCGGCCGGCCGCTCACCGAGCGCGGCGCCCGGACCAGGGAGCGCCTGCTCGCCGCCGCACGCGAGGTCTTCGAGGAGCGCGGCTTCCTGGAGACCCGGGTCGCGCACATCACCCGGCACGCGGGCGTCGCCTACGGCTCCTTCTACACCTACTTCCCCACCAAGGAAGCGGTGTTCCTGGAGGTCGCCGACCGGCTGTTCGAGGAGATGACCGACCACGCGCTGGTGCCGTCCGCGGGGCCGGGCCCCGCCGACCGCGTCCGCCGCGCCAACCGCGCCTACTACGAGGCCTACCTGCGCAACGCCCGAATGATGGCGATCATCGAGCAGGTCGCCACGTTCAACGAGGAGTTCCAGGAGCTGCGGCGCAAGCATCGGGCCTCCTCGGTGGGACGGTCCGCGCGGGTGATCGCGCGCTGGCAGCGGGAGGGGCTCGTCCCGTCCGACCTCGACGCGGAGACGGCGGCGGGCGCCCTCGCCACGATGGTCGACCACTCCCTGTACCTGTGGATCGTCCAGGGCAGCGATCCGCAGGGCGCCGAACGCCTCCTGGAGACCCTGGACACCCTCAGCGTCCGCGCCCTCGGCCTTCCCGACTAG
- a CDS encoding phosphotransferase family protein, producing MEPTRDLAASLADRLGARVTGLRRLSGGASRETWSFDADGRPLVLRRDPPGSLDPTAMGREAGLLASAAAAGVPVPGLADHGDDLDGAPYMIMERLSGETIPRRLLRDERFAGVRPGLARELGGILARLHTMSPVPGLPGDDALAALTEHYAAFEARPAVELALRWLDGHRPAPGARTVVHGDFRNGNLMISPGGVTGVLDWELTHLGDPAEDLGWLCVKAWRFGSPHPVGGFGTREDLLAGYAAAGGTPPTLEELHWWEVYGTLRWTILCRHQAERFLSGSDPSIEYAVLGRKVCEQEHDLLLALGLTEPATVRDPLEGAVTPDNAPHDRPDAHALIDAVGAFLAEAEQPDDRLRFHARVAASALRMARRELLLGDAHGIAHQNRLKPLGCATDADLAEAVRTGALDDRMDEVVAAVRASVTDKLTVANPRHLSRPGG from the coding sequence ATGGAACCGACCCGCGACCTCGCCGCCTCGCTGGCGGACCGGCTCGGCGCCCGGGTCACCGGGCTGCGCCGGCTGTCCGGCGGCGCCAGCCGGGAGACCTGGTCCTTCGACGCGGACGGCCGTCCGCTCGTCCTGCGCCGCGACCCGCCCGGCTCCCTCGATCCCACCGCGATGGGCCGCGAGGCCGGCCTGCTCGCCTCCGCCGCGGCGGCCGGCGTCCCGGTCCCGGGTCTGGCCGATCACGGCGACGACCTGGACGGCGCCCCCTACATGATCATGGAAAGGCTGTCCGGGGAGACGATCCCGCGGCGGCTGCTGCGCGACGAGCGCTTCGCGGGCGTCCGTCCTGGCCTGGCGCGTGAGCTGGGCGGCATCCTGGCCCGGCTGCACACGATGTCGCCCGTCCCGGGGCTGCCCGGCGACGACGCCCTGGCCGCGCTCACCGAGCACTACGCGGCGTTCGAGGCCCGTCCGGCCGTGGAACTGGCGCTGCGCTGGCTGGACGGGCATCGCCCGGCGCCCGGCGCCCGGACGGTCGTCCACGGCGACTTCCGCAACGGCAACCTGATGATCTCCCCCGGCGGCGTGACCGGCGTCCTGGACTGGGAGCTCACCCACCTCGGCGACCCGGCCGAAGACCTCGGCTGGCTCTGCGTGAAGGCGTGGCGGTTCGGCTCCCCGCACCCCGTCGGCGGCTTCGGTACGCGTGAGGACCTCCTCGCCGGCTATGCCGCCGCCGGGGGCACGCCGCCCACGCTCGAAGAGCTGCACTGGTGGGAGGTCTACGGCACCCTCCGCTGGACGATCCTGTGCCGCCACCAGGCCGAGCGTTTCCTCAGCGGTTCCGACCCTTCGATCGAGTACGCCGTCCTGGGCCGGAAGGTCTGCGAGCAGGAACACGATCTGCTCCTGGCCCTGGGATTGACGGAGCCGGCGACCGTGCGGGATCCGCTGGAAGGTGCGGTCACGCCGGACAACGCCCCGCACGACCGGCCGGACGCGCACGCTCTCATCGACGCCGTGGGTGCGTTCCTCGCGGAGGCCGAACAGCCCGACGACCGCCTCCGCTTCCATGCCCGCGTCGCCGCGTCCGCCCTCCGTATGGCCCGCAGGGAACTCCTTCTAGGCGACGCCCACGGAATCGCCCACCAGAACCGGCTGAAGCCCCTGGGATGCGCGACCGACGCCGATCTGGCGGAGGCCGTCCGCACGGGTGCCCTCGACGACCGGATGGACGAGGTCGTGGCCGCGGTCCGAGCCTCGGTGACCGACAAACTGACGGTCGCGAACCCCCGCCACCTCTCCCGCCCCGGCGGCTGA